A window of the Arachis duranensis cultivar V14167 chromosome 5, aradu.V14167.gnm2.J7QH, whole genome shotgun sequence genome harbors these coding sequences:
- the LOC107489004 gene encoding uncharacterized protein LOC107489004, translating to MAEAHAKDSNHLYITVADGSNHSYKIACTPNGWKEITLGRGWQRFYHEYKLNPSNILLFKHKGRDDFSVRIFQSPGVERTYDTSGDDSGDETPPQTPRKRTSPTEAPRRRMGCINVPRSSAAAEVEQTFQSEHPFFIMHITKRLLGIHFLPNVPHFGDDVNDDALVNLRAGEISVQAVYGRYVGKRRRNCGSISQGWGNFLRKCNITVPKLAVFEISRTQPEVELLVQFVDFE from the exons ATGGCAGAAGCTCACGCCAAAGATAGCAACCATCTGTACATTACGGTCGCCGATGGGTCAAACCATTCTTACAAGATTGCATGCACCCCCAATGGGTGGAAAGAGATCACTCTCGGCAGGGGATGGCAGAGGTTCTATCATGAATACAAGCTAAATCCATCTAACATTCTGCTGTTCAAGCACAAGGGCAGAGACGACTTCAGCGTTCGCATCTTTCAGTCGCCGGGTGTGGAAAGGACGTATGATACGTCGGGTGATGACTCCGGCGACGAAACACCCCCCCAGACGCCCAGGAAACGCACAAGCCCTACTGAAGCGCCCCGGCGTCGAATGGGATGTATCAATGTCCCCAGGAGCTCCGCTGCAGCTGAGGTGGAGCAGACTTTTCAGTCGGAGCACCCCTTTTTCATCATGCACATCACAAAAAGGCTATTGGGCATCCACTTCCTG CCAAATGTGCCGCACTTTGGAGACGACGTCAACGATGATGCCCTTGTAAATCTGAGAGCGGGGGAGATCTCCGTCCAGGCAGTCTACGGAAGATACGTTGGCAAAAGAAGGCGCAATTGTGGCAGCATTAGTCAAGGGTGGGGGAATTTCTTGAGGAAGTGCAACATAACTGTACCAAAGCTGGCCGTGTTTGAGATCTCCCGTACCCAACCAGAGGTGGAGCTGTTGGTCCAATTTGTTGATTTTGAATGA